From Microbacterium sp. LWH11-1.2, one genomic window encodes:
- a CDS encoding zinc-dependent metalloprotease, with product MADNDPTPEDFQEFLRKMLSNQGGGDIDPEALRDAMQGMEGFQFDPAMMQTIMSQLQGAFGGDPWENAQRQALHIANRDGQGVTDGSRSSLVDSFTLANLWLGEATTISELSEAPTAMTRGEWVEKTLPVWKEIAGPVSTSIADALTSALDTQVPEEMRGVVQGAGKLMRGLGGSVFAAQFGQVLGNLSLEVVSGGDVGIPVLPAGTAAVIPQNLTAFGEGLEIPEDQIALYLATRELAYARLYRHAKWLHLHVMAQITDFARGVSVDVDALEDVASRLDPSDPEELRAAIEGGALLPAQTEAQREALTRLENLIATIDGWVDVVTAQATARLPDGARIAEAARRRRAVGGPAEDALGALVGLKLRPRRMREASAMWQAVTDAVGIGARDALWDYPDLMPTADDIDDPSALVARLQAAERGEQPVADEFDEALARLLDGDDFSAGDPTEKTDDADGSDDPDGDGAPEGERPV from the coding sequence ATGGCAGACAACGACCCGACTCCCGAGGACTTCCAGGAGTTCCTCCGAAAGATGCTCTCGAACCAGGGCGGCGGGGACATCGACCCCGAGGCCCTGCGGGATGCCATGCAGGGCATGGAGGGCTTCCAGTTCGACCCCGCGATGATGCAGACGATCATGTCGCAGCTGCAGGGTGCGTTCGGCGGAGACCCGTGGGAGAACGCGCAGCGCCAGGCACTGCACATCGCGAATCGCGACGGCCAGGGGGTGACCGACGGCTCGCGCAGCTCGCTGGTCGACTCGTTCACGCTCGCGAACCTGTGGCTCGGCGAGGCGACGACGATCTCCGAACTGAGCGAGGCTCCCACCGCGATGACCCGCGGCGAGTGGGTCGAGAAGACCCTGCCCGTCTGGAAGGAGATCGCCGGGCCGGTGTCGACGAGCATCGCCGATGCGCTGACCTCCGCCCTCGACACCCAGGTGCCCGAGGAGATGCGCGGCGTCGTCCAGGGCGCGGGCAAGCTCATGCGCGGCCTCGGCGGCTCTGTGTTCGCCGCGCAGTTCGGCCAGGTCCTGGGCAATCTCTCGCTCGAGGTGGTGTCCGGCGGCGACGTCGGCATCCCGGTGCTCCCTGCCGGGACGGCCGCCGTCATCCCGCAGAACCTCACGGCGTTCGGCGAGGGACTGGAGATCCCCGAGGACCAGATCGCCCTGTACCTGGCGACGCGCGAGCTCGCCTATGCGCGGCTTTATCGCCACGCCAAGTGGCTGCACCTGCACGTGATGGCGCAGATCACCGACTTCGCACGCGGCGTGAGCGTCGACGTGGATGCGCTCGAAGACGTCGCCAGCCGCCTCGACCCCTCTGACCCGGAGGAGCTGCGGGCGGCGATCGAGGGCGGGGCGCTGCTCCCCGCGCAGACCGAGGCTCAGCGCGAGGCCCTGACGCGTCTCGAGAACCTCATCGCGACGATCGACGGCTGGGTGGACGTGGTCACCGCTCAGGCCACCGCACGGCTCCCCGACGGGGCGCGCATCGCCGAGGCGGCCCGTCGTCGTCGCGCGGTCGGCGGCCCTGCCGAAGACGCCCTGGGCGCCCTCGTCGGGCTCAAGCTGCGTCCGCGGCGGATGCGCGAGGCCTCGGCCATGTGGCAGGCCGTGACGGATGCCGTCGGCATCGGCGCCCGCGATGCCCTGTGGGACTATCCCGACCTCATGCCGACCGCCGACGACATCGACGACCCGAGTGCACTGGTCGCCCGGCTGCAGGCCGCCGAGCGCGGTGAGCAGCCGGTCGCGGACGAGTTCGACGAGGCTCTCGCCCGTCTGCTCGACGGCGACGACTTCTCCGCCGGGGATCCGACGGAGAAGACGGACGATGCCGACGGGTCCGACGACCCGGACGGGGACGGCGCACCCGAGGGCGAACGACCGGTCTGA
- the nudC gene encoding NAD(+) diphosphatase — protein sequence MTFQPPSLDRAAELREEPDVLERLRDDPGTRVIVVREGRVRVVDSTLLRVPADAVGDATWALLGRDQDGTVLLLAVAPPENDALDAAPDEIWLGLRDLGGRIDRVESELLVEAIALAGWLRDAPFCPTCGGGTEVRQAGWSRRCLVCGRDHFPRNDPAVIVAVESRDGERLLLGANANWGGRMYSCFAGFTEAGESLEATVHREIEEESGVRLSSLRYISSQAWPFPRSLMIGFRAVVDDESAALADGEEIVDVRWFTRSEIASALAGDGPVGLPGPASIARALIIDWYEDHA from the coding sequence ATGACCTTTCAGCCCCCGTCCCTCGACCGCGCCGCCGAGCTTCGCGAGGAGCCGGACGTGCTCGAGCGTCTGCGAGACGACCCCGGAACCCGGGTCATCGTGGTGCGCGAGGGGCGCGTGCGGGTCGTCGACTCGACCCTGCTGCGCGTGCCGGCGGACGCCGTCGGCGACGCGACATGGGCGCTGCTGGGTCGCGATCAGGACGGGACCGTGCTGCTGCTCGCCGTCGCACCGCCCGAGAACGATGCCCTCGACGCGGCTCCGGACGAGATCTGGCTCGGGCTGCGCGACCTCGGCGGACGCATCGACCGCGTCGAGTCCGAACTGCTCGTCGAGGCGATCGCGCTCGCCGGATGGCTGCGCGACGCACCCTTCTGCCCGACCTGCGGCGGCGGCACCGAGGTGCGGCAGGCCGGCTGGTCGCGGCGCTGCCTCGTCTGCGGGCGGGACCACTTCCCACGCAACGACCCCGCGGTGATCGTCGCCGTCGAGAGCCGCGACGGCGAGCGCCTGCTGCTCGGAGCGAATGCGAACTGGGGCGGGCGCATGTACTCCTGCTTCGCGGGCTTCACCGAGGCCGGGGAGTCGCTCGAGGCGACCGTGCATCGGGAGATCGAGGAGGAGTCCGGCGTGCGCCTCTCCTCGCTGCGCTACATCTCGTCGCAGGCCTGGCCCTTCCCGCGCTCGCTGATGATCGGCTTCCGCGCGGTCGTCGACGACGAGTCCGCGGCTCTCGCCGACGGCGAGGAGATCGTCGACGTCCGGTGGTTCACCCGGAGCGAGATCGCCTCCGCCCTCGCCGGCGACGGGCCTGTGGGGCTGCCGGGTCCGGCATCCATCGCGCGCGCGCTGATCATCGACTGGTACGAGGACCACGCGTGA
- a CDS encoding ATP-dependent DNA helicase — MPHPHRAGGELVTAWAVSGSLSATDIAAALGQPPPTAAQQRVIEAPPEPALVVAGAGSGKTETMSGRVVWLVANGHVRRDEILGLTFTRKAAGELAERIGTRLSVIDEYGRRGLLPHLAEIVRGDALRRIADAASGRQRELVRTHVLDELASGFGTGWDPATPRAAEDLMIRPRVSTYNAFADGIVREHAARIGRDPDVAMLSQAASWMLAREVVLRSDLPELENIDFALGTVIDAVQRLAGDALDHRVDLDLAERIAREQALAFAPYRSNADVEKAASNLLSLPTLADLVRDYMAEKERRGVLDFADQVGGAYDIVESAPDVRAELREQHRVVLLDEYQDTSVIQTRFLADLFRDAAVMAVGDPHQSIYGWRGASADNLYAFSKTFASTGAAQTYSLMTSWRNDRGILDIANRVLEPLQRPGLDVPPLEPRPGAGDGVVSVRFPFTVDDEAAAVAEWFAERRAAHEAQGAAGGKGDHGPHTGAILFRSKRHMQTFAGALAARGIPHRILGLGGLLTTPEVVDVVSTLRVVHDPTAGSALIRLLTGPRFGVGVADMGALYDLGRTLAERDTDMAPLPEEVRARLRSSRGADEAVSIIDAVDVVRAVRDDYRMLEEITPEGRARIRAAGEMLERLRRASSQPIPELIRLIEMELRLDIELASNETRGPARIAATQLRAFADEVRAFLAADDRGTIGSLLAWLDKAESTDELMPRPEPPEPGVVQLLTIHGSKGLEWDAVAVVRLVADELPSRVSDTSGWFGFGVVPFALRGDRDALPRFEWDPVEAMGEETDPEKRQKLAQASLSGGATKANPQGGALKRFKDAYRAYQQQEERRLAYVAVTRARTDLLLSGAHWAGQKAPRTPSPYLIEAIDVQGLEPIEPVDPDENPYEGPGSTLTWPLDPLGARRAAVTAAAAAVDQATRTGVAQPSPELTRLLAERAARQRGTDAAAPTRVPASRFKDYVTDFTGTLSSIVRPMPERPYRQTRLGTLFHAWVEQRSELVGVGSRVDEALWELDEDEPPTEAGFAAGGSADGPTSSADAADLAALQETFERSEWGGLKPIAVEIEIDFALGAGVEGTEQAHIVICKLDAVYRRDDRGGRIEIVDWKTGKAPRTAQERDERMLQLALYRLAYHRRFEVPLDEIDVALYYVADDLVIRGDRVYSEDELFQRWSAARAAR; from the coding sequence GTGCCGCATCCACACCGTGCCGGCGGTGAGCTCGTGACGGCATGGGCGGTATCCGGCAGCCTGTCCGCGACCGACATCGCCGCCGCCCTGGGGCAGCCGCCGCCCACCGCGGCGCAGCAGCGCGTGATCGAGGCGCCGCCTGAGCCGGCGCTCGTCGTCGCCGGTGCGGGCAGCGGCAAGACCGAGACCATGTCGGGACGCGTTGTATGGCTCGTCGCCAACGGGCACGTGCGCCGCGACGAGATCCTCGGGCTCACCTTCACGCGCAAGGCGGCCGGGGAGCTCGCCGAGCGGATCGGGACCCGCCTCTCCGTGATCGACGAGTACGGACGACGGGGACTGCTGCCGCATCTCGCCGAGATCGTTCGCGGCGATGCGCTCCGCCGCATCGCGGATGCGGCGTCGGGACGTCAGCGCGAGCTCGTGCGCACCCACGTCCTCGACGAGCTGGCGTCGGGATTCGGGACGGGGTGGGATCCGGCGACGCCCCGCGCCGCCGAGGACCTGATGATCCGTCCGCGGGTGTCGACGTACAACGCCTTCGCCGACGGGATCGTCCGCGAGCACGCCGCGCGGATCGGTCGCGACCCCGACGTGGCGATGCTCAGCCAAGCCGCGTCCTGGATGCTGGCGCGCGAAGTGGTGCTGCGCAGCGACCTTCCCGAGCTCGAGAACATCGACTTCGCTCTCGGGACCGTGATCGACGCCGTGCAGCGGCTGGCCGGGGATGCGCTGGATCACCGCGTCGATCTCGACCTCGCGGAGCGGATCGCGCGGGAGCAGGCACTCGCCTTCGCCCCCTACCGGTCGAACGCCGACGTCGAGAAGGCGGCGTCGAACCTGCTGAGCCTGCCCACCCTCGCCGACCTCGTTCGCGACTACATGGCCGAGAAGGAGCGGCGCGGCGTGCTCGACTTCGCCGACCAGGTGGGCGGCGCCTACGACATCGTCGAGTCCGCCCCCGACGTGCGCGCCGAGCTCCGCGAGCAGCACCGTGTCGTGCTCCTCGACGAGTATCAGGACACCTCCGTCATCCAGACCCGGTTCCTCGCCGACCTCTTCCGGGATGCCGCGGTCATGGCGGTCGGCGACCCGCACCAGTCGATCTACGGGTGGCGGGGCGCGAGCGCCGACAACCTGTACGCCTTCTCGAAGACATTCGCGAGCACGGGAGCCGCACAGACGTACAGCCTGATGACGAGCTGGCGCAACGACCGCGGCATCCTCGACATCGCGAACCGGGTGCTCGAACCCCTGCAGCGGCCGGGACTCGATGTGCCGCCGCTCGAACCGCGTCCGGGCGCGGGCGACGGAGTCGTGAGCGTGCGCTTCCCGTTCACGGTCGACGACGAGGCCGCGGCTGTCGCGGAATGGTTCGCCGAGCGTCGCGCCGCGCACGAGGCGCAGGGTGCAGCCGGAGGGAAGGGAGACCACGGTCCCCACACCGGCGCGATCCTCTTCCGGTCGAAGAGGCACATGCAGACCTTCGCCGGAGCGCTCGCCGCCCGCGGCATCCCGCATCGGATCCTCGGCCTCGGGGGACTGCTCACGACGCCCGAGGTGGTCGATGTCGTCTCCACGCTGCGGGTCGTCCACGACCCGACGGCGGGGTCGGCGCTGATCCGCCTGCTCACCGGACCGCGCTTCGGCGTGGGGGTCGCCGACATGGGTGCGCTGTACGACCTCGGTCGCACGCTCGCGGAACGAGACACCGACATGGCGCCCTTGCCGGAGGAGGTGCGGGCGAGGCTGCGTTCGTCGCGCGGTGCCGACGAGGCGGTGTCGATCATCGACGCCGTCGACGTCGTGCGCGCGGTCAGGGACGACTACCGCATGCTCGAGGAGATCACGCCGGAGGGGCGTGCACGGATCCGCGCGGCCGGCGAGATGCTCGAGCGCCTGCGGCGGGCATCCTCGCAGCCGATCCCGGAGCTGATCCGGTTGATCGAGATGGAGCTGCGGCTGGACATCGAGCTCGCGTCGAACGAGACCAGGGGCCCTGCCCGGATCGCGGCGACCCAGCTGCGGGCCTTCGCCGACGAGGTGCGGGCGTTCCTCGCCGCGGACGACCGCGGCACCATCGGAAGCCTCCTGGCCTGGCTCGACAAGGCCGAGAGCACCGATGAGCTCATGCCCCGACCGGAACCGCCGGAACCGGGGGTCGTCCAGCTGCTCACGATCCACGGTTCGAAGGGGTTGGAGTGGGACGCGGTCGCCGTGGTCCGGCTCGTGGCCGACGAGCTGCCCAGTCGCGTCTCGGACACCTCGGGCTGGTTCGGCTTCGGCGTGGTGCCCTTCGCACTGCGCGGCGATCGCGATGCGCTGCCGCGCTTCGAGTGGGATCCCGTCGAGGCGATGGGGGAGGAGACCGACCCCGAGAAGCGGCAGAAGCTCGCGCAGGCCTCGCTCTCCGGCGGAGCGACGAAGGCCAACCCTCAGGGCGGGGCCCTCAAACGCTTCAAAGACGCGTACCGCGCGTATCAGCAGCAGGAGGAACGTCGGCTCGCGTATGTCGCGGTGACGCGTGCGCGGACCGATCTGCTGCTCAGCGGTGCGCACTGGGCGGGGCAGAAGGCGCCGCGCACGCCGAGCCCCTACCTCATCGAGGCCATCGACGTGCAGGGGCTGGAGCCGATCGAGCCGGTCGACCCGGACGAGAATCCCTACGAAGGGCCGGGGTCGACGCTCACCTGGCCGCTCGATCCGCTGGGTGCACGGCGCGCCGCCGTGACCGCGGCGGCGGCCGCTGTCGATCAGGCGACCAGGACCGGCGTCGCGCAGCCTTCCCCGGAGCTGACCCGCCTGCTCGCCGAGCGCGCCGCACGCCAGCGGGGGACGGATGCCGCGGCCCCGACCCGCGTCCCGGCCTCGCGCTTCAAGGACTACGTCACGGACTTCACCGGAACGCTGTCCTCGATCGTGCGGCCGATGCCCGAACGGCCCTACCGGCAGACGCGGCTGGGCACGCTGTTCCACGCCTGGGTCGAGCAGCGCTCAGAGCTCGTCGGCGTCGGAAGCCGCGTCGATGAGGCGCTGTGGGAGCTCGACGAGGACGAGCCGCCCACCGAAGCCGGGTTCGCCGCCGGCGGCAGCGCCGACGGTCCGACGTCGTCGGCGGATGCCGCAGATCTCGCGGCGCTGCAGGAGACGTTCGAGCGCAGCGAGTGGGGCGGCCTGAAGCCGATCGCCGTCGAGATCGAGATCGACTTCGCGCTCGGCGCGGGTGTGGAGGGGACCGAGCAGGCGCACATCGTCATCTGCAAGCTCGACGCCGTCTATCGTCGTGACGACCGCGGCGGGCGCATCGAGATCGTCGACTGGAAGACGGGCAAGGCGCCGCGGACGGCGCAGGAGCGGGACGAGCGGATGCTGCAGCTCGCGCTCTACCGTCTCGCCTACCACCGACGCTTCGAGGTGCCGTTGGACGAGATCGACGTCGCGCTGTACTACGTCGCGGACGATCTCGTCATCCGCGGCGACCGGGTCTACTCCGAGGACGAGCTCTTCCAGCGCTGGAGCGCGGCGCGCGCCGCGCGCTGA
- a CDS encoding ATP-dependent helicase: protein MSALDALDERQRAAASVLRGPVAVLAGAGTGKTRVITHRIAHGVDTGAYSPSRVMAVTFTAKAAGELRGRLRALGVEGVAARTFHATALAQLNFFWPTLAGSPAPAIITNKVRMLGQAADAIRLRPSTATLRDIASEIEWRKVSMLSIDQHAALGRTVTGVDSGQLVELMRNYEALKDERRQLDFEDVLLACAGMLEAEPRVAASVHEQYRHFTVDEFQDVSPLQNRLLELWLGDRQDICVVGDASQTIYSFAGAEQRFLLEFERRHPDATVVRLETNYRSQAPILTAANALMHGRPGALELVPAREQFTADAPTVTAYDSESEEAAGIAAAISARIAAGASPAEIAVLYRAHAQSAVLQQALAAEGIPTSVLGGTRFFAMPEVRQAILALRAAAVAPTEQGFLPNVQRVLRELGLTDEPPAAGGAQRDGWEARRAILRLAEEAGSEANLRTFSDAMMARAKDQHEPTMRTVTLSTLHAAKGLEWPHVHLAGWAEGSLPISYASSFEAIDEERRLAYVGVTRAARTLDISWSRSAGRGERAPSRFLAEMGTTARGTGILRETSPRDARANRPR, encoded by the coding sequence GTGAGCGCACTCGATGCCCTCGACGAGCGGCAGCGGGCTGCGGCATCCGTCCTGCGGGGTCCGGTCGCCGTGCTCGCCGGCGCGGGAACCGGCAAGACCCGCGTGATCACGCATCGCATCGCGCACGGCGTCGACACCGGGGCGTATTCGCCGTCGCGGGTCATGGCGGTGACCTTCACCGCGAAGGCGGCGGGGGAGCTCCGAGGCCGGCTGCGCGCTCTGGGCGTCGAGGGCGTCGCGGCGCGCACGTTCCACGCCACCGCCCTCGCGCAGCTGAACTTCTTCTGGCCGACGCTGGCCGGCTCGCCCGCCCCGGCGATCATCACCAACAAGGTGCGGATGCTGGGGCAGGCGGCCGACGCGATCCGGCTGCGACCGAGCACCGCCACCCTCCGGGACATCGCATCCGAGATCGAGTGGCGCAAGGTGTCGATGCTCTCGATCGACCAGCATGCCGCGCTCGGCCGCACGGTGACGGGTGTCGACTCCGGGCAGCTGGTCGAGCTGATGCGCAATTACGAGGCGCTGAAGGACGAGCGGCGGCAGCTCGACTTCGAGGACGTCCTGCTCGCCTGCGCCGGCATGCTGGAGGCGGAGCCGCGCGTCGCGGCATCCGTCCACGAGCAGTACCGCCACTTCACTGTCGACGAGTTCCAGGACGTCTCGCCGCTGCAGAACCGGCTGCTGGAGCTCTGGCTGGGGGATCGCCAGGACATCTGCGTCGTCGGCGACGCCAGCCAGACCATCTACTCGTTCGCGGGCGCCGAGCAGCGCTTCCTGCTCGAGTTCGAACGCCGTCACCCGGATGCGACCGTCGTGCGGCTCGAGACGAACTACCGGTCGCAGGCTCCGATCCTCACCGCGGCCAACGCGCTGATGCACGGTCGTCCCGGTGCTCTCGAACTCGTCCCCGCCCGAGAGCAGTTCACCGCGGACGCCCCCACCGTCACCGCCTACGACTCCGAGTCCGAGGAGGCCGCGGGCATCGCCGCGGCGATCTCCGCCCGGATCGCCGCGGGAGCCTCCCCGGCCGAGATCGCGGTGCTGTACCGCGCTCACGCGCAGTCGGCGGTGCTGCAGCAGGCGCTCGCGGCGGAGGGCATCCCGACCTCCGTCCTCGGCGGCACGCGCTTCTTCGCGATGCCCGAGGTGCGACAGGCGATCCTCGCGCTGCGCGCCGCGGCCGTGGCTCCGACCGAGCAGGGCTTCCTGCCGAACGTGCAGCGGGTGCTGCGCGAGCTCGGACTGACCGACGAGCCGCCCGCTGCCGGCGGCGCCCAGCGCGACGGCTGGGAGGCGCGACGGGCGATCCTGCGACTCGCGGAGGAAGCGGGCTCCGAGGCGAACCTGCGCACGTTCAGCGACGCCATGATGGCGCGGGCGAAGGATCAGCACGAGCCCACCATGCGCACCGTGACGCTGTCGACCCTGCACGCCGCGAAGGGCCTCGAGTGGCCGCACGTGCACCTCGCGGGGTGGGCCGAGGGATCGCTGCCGATCTCCTACGCATCGAGCTTCGAGGCCATCGATGAGGAGCGGCGACTGGCCTATGTGGGGGTCACGCGCGCCGCACGGACGCTGGACATCTCGTGGTCGCGGTCGGCAGGGCGAGGAGAGCGGGCACCGTCGCGGTTCCTGGCGGAGATGGGGACGACGGCGCGCGGCACCGGCATCCTTCGTGAAACGTCACCGCGCGATGCTCGCGCGAACCGTCCGCGCTGA
- a CDS encoding PDZ domain-containing protein yields the protein MDRTRSGKPGLGVWALIVALIALVVLTFLPTPYVIQRPGPVYDTLGTATGTDGEQVPLISVEGAETFETGGTLDLTTVQVVGNRERTPSWFELALAWMDSSRAVVPLDSVFPEGVTTEQRDERNAMLMVDSQHEATAAALNELGYDTGAKVVVQEAVADAPADGLLEGEDVITAIDGTPVTSATQLREAIQKAGGDPVALTVLRAGEEKTVEVTPEEHTENDVTTWLIGITLRTDYDFEVDVTLQLDNVGGPSAGMMFALGIIDTLTEGELNGGHNIAGTGTIDAEGTVGPIGGIRQKLYGARDAGADYFLAPASNCDEVVGHVPDGLQVIRTATLEESLDALEVIAADGDVSSLPTCELAGS from the coding sequence GTGGATCGAACGCGGTCTGGAAAGCCCGGACTCGGTGTCTGGGCGCTGATCGTCGCGCTCATCGCCCTCGTGGTCCTGACCTTCCTGCCGACGCCGTACGTGATCCAGCGTCCCGGTCCCGTCTACGACACGCTCGGCACCGCGACGGGGACCGACGGCGAGCAGGTGCCGCTGATCAGCGTCGAGGGTGCCGAGACGTTCGAGACGGGTGGCACGCTCGACCTCACGACCGTGCAGGTCGTCGGCAACCGCGAGCGCACTCCGAGCTGGTTCGAACTCGCCCTCGCCTGGATGGACTCGTCCCGCGCGGTCGTGCCGCTCGACTCGGTCTTCCCTGAGGGCGTCACCACGGAGCAGCGCGATGAGCGCAACGCGATGCTGATGGTCGATTCCCAGCACGAGGCGACGGCCGCAGCCCTGAACGAGCTCGGCTACGACACGGGAGCGAAGGTCGTCGTGCAGGAGGCCGTGGCGGACGCCCCGGCCGACGGGCTGCTCGAGGGCGAAGACGTGATCACCGCGATCGACGGGACGCCGGTCACCTCCGCCACGCAGCTGCGCGAGGCGATCCAGAAGGCGGGCGGCGACCCGGTCGCCCTCACCGTCCTGCGCGCGGGCGAGGAGAAGACCGTCGAGGTGACTCCCGAGGAGCACACCGAGAACGACGTGACCACCTGGCTCATCGGCATCACGCTGCGCACGGACTACGACTTCGAGGTCGACGTCACGCTCCAGCTCGACAACGTCGGCGGCCCCAGCGCGGGGATGATGTTCGCACTCGGCATCATCGACACGCTCACCGAGGGCGAGCTGAACGGCGGCCACAACATCGCCGGCACCGGCACGATCGACGCCGAGGGCACGGTCGGGCCGATCGGCGGCATCCGTCAGAAGCTCTACGGCGCGCGCGACGCCGGAGCGGACTACTTCCTCGCGCCGGCCTCGAACTGCGACGAGGTGGTGGGGCATGTGCCCGACGGACTGCAGGTGATCCGCACCGCGACGCTCGAGGAGTCGCTCGACGCGCTCGAGGTGATCGCGGCGGACGGCGACGTCTCCTCCCTCCCCACGTGCGAGCTCGCCGGCTCGTGA